A region from the Hypericibacter adhaerens genome encodes:
- the ehuC gene encoding ectoine/hydroxyectoine ABC transporter permease subunit EhuC, producing MPSSLDYYRLLIDGLWVTIALTLASSAVALAVAFIVGLAGASGSRLLRGLAVCYTGFFRGTSSLVQLFWAFYVLPFFGIDLPAMTVGILVLGLNVGAYSAEVVRGAILAVPRDQHEAALAINLGRWQRLRHVILPQALPLMLPPFGNNIVELLKMTAIVSLITINELTFQAQAIRSATGETLFPYLAILVLYYLLSLGFTAPVKWLEGRLTAHRRGVSRS from the coding sequence ATGCCGAGCTCTTTGGACTATTACAGGCTGTTGATCGACGGGCTCTGGGTCACGATCGCGCTGACCCTGGCGTCGTCGGCTGTCGCCCTGGCCGTCGCCTTCATCGTCGGGCTCGCCGGGGCATCGGGGTCGCGTCTCCTGCGCGGCCTGGCGGTCTGCTACACCGGCTTCTTCCGCGGTACCTCGAGCCTGGTGCAGCTCTTCTGGGCGTTCTATGTCCTTCCTTTCTTCGGCATCGATCTGCCGGCCATGACGGTCGGCATCTTGGTGCTGGGGTTGAATGTCGGCGCCTATTCGGCCGAGGTCGTGCGCGGGGCCATCCTCGCCGTGCCCCGCGATCAGCATGAAGCCGCGCTTGCCATCAATCTCGGCCGCTGGCAGCGCCTGCGCCATGTGATCCTGCCCCAGGCGCTGCCGCTGATGCTGCCGCCTTTCGGCAACAACATCGTCGAGCTCCTGAAGATGACGGCAATCGTCTCGCTGATCACCATCAACGAGCTGACCTTCCAGGCTCAGGCGATCCGCTCCGCGACCGGCGAGACGCTGTTTCCCTATCTGGCGATCCTGGTCCTCTACTACCTCTTGTCGCTGGGCTTCACGGCGCCGGTGAAATGGCTGGAGGGCCGCTTGACCGCGCATCGTCGCGGGGTGTCCCGCTCATGA
- the ehuB gene encoding ectoine/hydroxyectoine ABC transporter substrate-binding protein EhuB: MSRLRGVLTFLVLLGIGGIPAAKAQDTLAEIQKRGYVEIGIGAGGFPYAAVDQDGKPIGAAPEISIAALKQMGITDVRPQVVDWGALIPGLQAKRYDLVSTGMFMNPQRCQAVLFSKPDTCSVDVFMVPKGNPLNLHSLKDVAAHPEVKITMAPGSNEVRIAKEAGVAEDQMVTNTDVQSRLKLLQTGRVNVWIDPSDTFSALQNKDPNFEVIPVEGAQIACAGAAFRKEDATFRDAYDAALTKVQQSGEFTRILTKYGFPADIALKADTAQLCAAQ; the protein is encoded by the coding sequence ATGTCCCGGTTGCGGGGAGTCCTGACGTTCCTGGTACTGCTGGGCATCGGCGGCATACCGGCGGCCAAGGCGCAGGACACGCTTGCCGAAATCCAGAAGCGGGGTTACGTCGAGATCGGCATCGGCGCCGGCGGCTTTCCCTATGCCGCCGTCGACCAGGACGGCAAGCCGATCGGTGCCGCGCCCGAGATCTCGATCGCGGCGCTGAAGCAGATGGGCATCACCGATGTGCGGCCGCAGGTCGTGGATTGGGGCGCCCTCATCCCCGGCCTGCAGGCGAAGCGATACGATCTCGTCAGCACCGGCATGTTCATGAATCCGCAGCGCTGCCAGGCCGTGCTGTTCTCCAAGCCGGACACCTGCAGCGTCGACGTCTTCATGGTGCCCAAGGGCAATCCGCTCAACCTGCACAGCCTGAAGGACGTCGCGGCCCACCCCGAGGTCAAGATCACCATGGCGCCCGGCTCCAACGAAGTCCGGATCGCGAAAGAGGCGGGGGTCGCCGAGGACCAGATGGTCACCAACACCGACGTGCAGAGCCGGCTGAAGCTGCTGCAGACGGGTCGCGTCAATGTCTGGATCGATCCGAGCGACACCTTCTCGGCGCTGCAGAACAAGGATCCGAATTTCGAGGTCATTCCGGTCGAAGGCGCACAGATCGCCTGTGCCGGTGCCGCCTTCCGCAAGGAGGACGCCACCTTCCGCGATGCTTACGACGCGGCGCTCACCAAGGTCCAGCAATCGGGCGAGTTCACCCGGATCTTGACCAAATACGGGTTCCCGGCGGATATCGCCCTGAAGGCGGATACGGCGCAGCTCTGCGCGGCCCAGTAA
- the ehuA gene encoding ectoine/hydroxyectoine ABC transporter ATP-binding protein EhuA produces MSREAETRSEASPGRPALVSFHGVEKRFGALRVLNGVSFTVKPGEKLSLIGPSGSGKTTILRILMTLEAIDGGSVRVDGEEIGASVPGRRPSRGDRDALHRIRSKVGMVFQHFNLFPHMSVLKNVTLGPMLTKGVDKAQAEAAAVDLLTMVGLADKCHCRPDELSGGQKQRVAIARALALQPKVMLFDEITSALDPELVEEVLNVVRRLAEETDMTMLLVTHAMSFARDFSDRVLFFDGGRIVEEGSPESIFTVPSEERTRSFLRKIIASGQAI; encoded by the coding sequence TTGTCCCGGGAAGCCGAAACCAGATCCGAAGCGAGCCCGGGCCGGCCGGCCCTGGTTTCGTTCCATGGGGTGGAAAAGAGATTCGGCGCCCTGCGGGTGCTGAACGGCGTCAGCTTCACGGTGAAGCCCGGCGAGAAGCTCTCGCTGATCGGGCCGAGCGGCTCGGGCAAGACGACGATCCTGCGCATCCTCATGACGCTGGAGGCGATCGACGGCGGATCGGTCCGGGTCGATGGCGAGGAGATCGGCGCTTCGGTTCCCGGCCGCCGGCCTTCGCGCGGCGACCGCGACGCGCTGCACCGCATCCGCTCCAAGGTCGGGATGGTTTTCCAGCACTTCAACCTGTTCCCGCATATGAGCGTGCTGAAGAACGTGACGCTGGGCCCCATGCTCACCAAAGGCGTGGACAAGGCCCAGGCCGAGGCCGCTGCCGTCGACCTGCTGACGATGGTGGGGCTCGCGGACAAATGCCATTGCCGGCCCGACGAACTCTCGGGCGGCCAGAAGCAGCGTGTCGCCATCGCCCGGGCTCTCGCCCTGCAGCCCAAGGTGATGCTGTTCGACGAGATCACTTCGGCGCTCGATCCCGAGCTGGTCGAGGAGGTGCTGAACGTCGTGCGCCGGCTCGCCGAGGAGACCGACATGACCATGCTGCTGGTGACGCATGCGATGAGCTTCGCGCGCGATTTCTCCGACCGGGTGCTCTTCTTCGATGGCGGGCGCATCGTCGAGGAAGGGTCGCCCGAAAGCATCTTCACCGTGCCCAGCGAGGAACGCACCCGTTCGTTCCTGCGCAAGATCATCGCGTCCGGGCAGGCCATTTGA
- a CDS encoding HpcH/HpaI aldolase family protein, protein MPVKPNAFASRLAKGDALVGTWVMLARNPAVLPMLKSTGLDFAKVDMEHTPISLEAVADMAMVARGLDFPLVVRPPEGSRVWITRLLDAGVWNLYIPQIHNPDMMRDIVTAARHAPLGNRGTFEPGPQNDYTLPDEATGDLGFLNGQVHLTVMLESIEAFRNLDDIVSIEGVDAFGMGPADLAQELGIYGTPREAGVIEEYKERLAEAVLKQGKVLEMGTWSLEEGRHWVERGARIITYKTDTTALRDVFSGVARDFQSHMPKAAE, encoded by the coding sequence ATGCCGGTCAAACCAAATGCGTTTGCCTCCCGCCTGGCCAAGGGCGACGCGCTCGTCGGCACCTGGGTGATGCTGGCGCGCAATCCGGCCGTCCTCCCCATGCTGAAGAGCACGGGGCTGGATTTCGCCAAGGTCGACATGGAGCATACGCCGATCTCGCTCGAGGCCGTCGCCGACATGGCGATGGTGGCCCGCGGTCTGGATTTCCCGCTGGTGGTCCGCCCGCCTGAAGGAAGCCGGGTCTGGATCACCCGGCTGCTCGATGCCGGCGTCTGGAACCTCTATATCCCCCAGATCCACAACCCCGACATGATGCGCGACATCGTCACCGCCGCGCGCCACGCGCCGCTGGGCAACCGGGGCACGTTCGAGCCGGGTCCCCAGAACGACTACACCCTGCCGGACGAAGCGACCGGCGATCTCGGCTTCCTGAACGGGCAGGTCCATCTGACGGTGATGCTCGAATCGATCGAGGCCTTCCGCAATCTCGACGACATCGTCTCGATCGAGGGCGTCGATGCCTTCGGCATGGGGCCGGCCGACCTGGCGCAGGAGCTCGGCATCTATGGCACGCCGCGCGAAGCGGGCGTGATCGAGGAATACAAGGAGCGGCTGGCCGAGGCCGTCCTCAAGCAGGGCAAGGTGCTGGAGATGGGGACCTGGTCGCTGGAAGAGGGGCGGCACTGGGTCGAGCGGGGAGCCCGGATCATCACCTACAAGACCGACACCACCGCGCTCAGGGACGTCTTCAGCGGCGTGGCGCGGGATTTCCAGTCGCACATGCCCAAGGCGGCAGAGTAG
- a CDS encoding SDR family oxidoreductase, with protein MVSKPVALITAAGGALGTACATELAERQYELVMMTRSEAAEELADRIGGVGLRGSVTEERDLARMVETALSRFGRIDAVVNNTGHSPNTGVPGTGGQFDPDADLKLLSLTDDAWRQAMDMIFLNVVRMSRLVTETMVRQGGGAIVNITSFAQKEPSFAYPTGSCMRMALAGFVKLFADSYGASNVRMNNVLPGFVENFPFEERIKRQVPMSRPGSVQEVAKTVAFLLSADAGYVTGQNILVDGGLNRGL; from the coding sequence ATGGTCTCTAAGCCCGTTGCGTTGATCACGGCGGCCGGCGGCGCCCTCGGGACGGCCTGCGCCACCGAGCTCGCCGAGCGCCAATACGAGCTGGTGATGATGACGCGCTCCGAGGCGGCGGAAGAGCTTGCCGACCGCATCGGCGGTGTCGGCCTGCGCGGCTCGGTGACGGAAGAGCGCGATCTCGCCCGGATGGTCGAGACCGCGCTCTCGCGCTTCGGCCGGATCGACGCCGTGGTCAACAATACCGGCCACTCCCCGAACACGGGCGTGCCCGGAACCGGCGGGCAGTTCGATCCCGACGCCGATCTCAAGCTGCTGTCGCTCACCGACGACGCCTGGCGGCAGGCGATGGACATGATCTTCCTCAATGTCGTGCGCATGTCGCGTCTCGTCACCGAGACGATGGTGAGGCAGGGCGGCGGAGCGATCGTCAACATCACGAGCTTCGCGCAGAAGGAGCCGAGCTTCGCCTATCCGACCGGGTCCTGCATGCGCATGGCGCTGGCGGGATTCGTGAAGCTGTTCGCGGATTCCTACGGCGCGTCCAATGTCCGCATGAACAACGTCCTGCCGGGCTTCGTCGAGAATTTCCCGTTCGAGGAACGAATCAAGCGGCAGGTTCCCATGTCCCGCCCCGGCAGCGTGCAGGAAGTGGCCAAGACGGTCGCGTTCCTGCTGTCGGCGGATGCGGGTTACGTCACGGGCCAGAACATCCTGGTCGATGGCGGGCTCAACCGCGGGCTCTGA
- a CDS encoding TauD/TfdA dioxygenase family protein, with amino-acid sequence MTAAIDVIPTGAALGAEVRGVDVSRELDAGGKTAIKAAYLKHKAIFIRGQQLDDEQLLAFSAIFGRVLRDDRPVDYHRELDTRYPGIVDVVSNVEIDGKPIGALGSGEAIWHSDTMPIPNSALILHGLEIPARGSNTRFVNMTAAYAALPEDFKQQIDRRIVIHGRTNYDLVKKDKPEKIDPSQSPGPWFPLVRTHGDTGEKSIFLGRQGDGYIVGLPVEESNALLERIWNHVTQPKFQWEHEWRQGDVLVWDNRCTIHSRGAVIPGGRRRLHRTTVEGEWPRW; translated from the coding sequence ATGACAGCCGCGATCGACGTGATTCCGACCGGAGCGGCGCTCGGCGCCGAGGTCCGGGGCGTGGACGTCTCACGGGAGCTGGACGCCGGCGGCAAGACCGCCATCAAGGCCGCCTACCTGAAGCACAAGGCGATCTTCATTCGCGGTCAGCAGCTCGATGACGAGCAGCTGCTGGCGTTCAGCGCGATCTTCGGGCGCGTGCTGCGCGACGACCGGCCGGTCGACTACCACCGCGAGCTCGACACCAGATATCCCGGCATCGTCGATGTCGTCTCCAACGTGGAGATCGACGGCAAGCCCATCGGCGCGCTCGGCAGCGGCGAGGCGATCTGGCACAGCGACACGATGCCGATTCCCAACTCCGCGCTGATTCTCCATGGCCTGGAGATCCCGGCGCGGGGCTCGAACACGCGCTTCGTCAACATGACGGCCGCCTATGCCGCGCTGCCGGAGGATTTCAAGCAGCAGATCGACCGCCGCATCGTCATCCACGGCCGTACCAACTACGACCTGGTCAAGAAGGACAAGCCGGAAAAGATCGATCCTTCGCAATCGCCCGGACCCTGGTTCCCGCTCGTCCGCACCCATGGCGACACGGGCGAGAAAAGCATTTTCCTGGGGCGGCAGGGTGACGGCTACATCGTCGGTCTCCCGGTCGAAGAGAGCAACGCGCTGCTCGAACGCATCTGGAATCACGTCACGCAGCCGAAATTCCAGTGGGAGCATGAATGGCGGCAGGGCGACGTTCTCGTCTGGGACAATCGCTGCACGATCCACAGCCGGGGCGCCGTCATTCCCGGGGGGCGCCGTCGCCTGCACCGTACCACCGTCGAAGGCGAATGGCCGCGCTGGTGA
- a CDS encoding 2-keto-4-pentenoate hydratase, which produces MSETAIETSVQEIVEACDRQRLIQAMSTGVPKDLAAAYAIQDRLFQRRSDGKAAGWFASATNRSMLHQLGLTEPYGARWRGGRFLRSPATIRSPGELPVALEAEISFQMARDLPPRGRRYEEAEVVSAVRSVHPSVEIVISCFRDWMNQAPLNLIAEGGIDQFLVHGAGLEDWRHLDLASLPIAVTVNGQLKAAGRGANVLDGPVSAITWLANHAAGRGEGLKAGQICNTGMCAPVYFAKPGDEALVDFGPLGRVEVSVV; this is translated from the coding sequence ATGAGCGAGACCGCGATCGAAACCAGCGTGCAGGAAATCGTCGAAGCCTGCGACCGGCAACGTCTGATCCAGGCGATGAGCACCGGCGTGCCGAAGGATCTGGCCGCGGCCTATGCGATCCAGGATCGTCTGTTCCAGCGGCGCTCCGACGGGAAGGCGGCGGGCTGGTTCGCTTCCGCGACCAACCGATCGATGCTGCACCAGCTGGGCCTGACGGAGCCCTATGGCGCGCGGTGGCGCGGGGGACGCTTCCTGCGCTCGCCGGCGACGATCCGGAGCCCCGGCGAGCTTCCCGTCGCGCTGGAGGCCGAGATCAGCTTCCAGATGGCGCGGGATCTGCCGCCGCGGGGCCGCCGCTATGAGGAGGCGGAGGTCGTCTCGGCGGTCCGCAGCGTGCATCCGAGCGTGGAGATCGTCATCAGCTGTTTTCGGGACTGGATGAACCAGGCGCCCCTCAATCTGATTGCCGAGGGCGGCATCGACCAGTTCCTCGTTCACGGCGCCGGGCTCGAGGATTGGCGGCACCTGGATCTGGCGAGCCTGCCGATCGCGGTGACGGTGAACGGACAGCTCAAGGCCGCGGGCAGGGGGGCGAACGTGCTCGATGGGCCGGTCAGCGCGATCACCTGGCTCGCCAATCACGCCGCCGGCCGGGGCGAGGGGCTGAAGGCGGGGCAGATCTGCAACACGGGCATGTGCGCCCCGGTCTATTTCGCGAAGCCAGGCGACGAGGCTCTTGTCGATTTCGGTCCCCTGGGCCGGGTCGAGGTTTCCGTCGTCTAG
- a CDS encoding ABC transporter permease, producing MIPGAAKGPGGQLKEALGVLLFLVLLVALWQLVVVALDVPAYLLPPPLDVANAFVDSWRILLENLLVTLEEIVLGLGAGVLLGLATAVLMHQSAVLGKALYVPILATQTTPVVAVAPILIVWFGVGILPKVMIIAIFSFFPVLVNTLSGLQATGRQMIHLMETVAASQWQIYRHVRIPMALPHVFAGIRLAAAASVVGAIVVEWVSSTAGLGYLLILFQSRLNVSKAFATLIVLLLLGLLIFSLFAWIDRRFSWQRRLGIE from the coding sequence GTGATTCCGGGCGCCGCGAAGGGGCCGGGCGGCCAGCTCAAGGAGGCGCTGGGCGTCCTCCTGTTCCTGGTGCTGCTGGTCGCGCTCTGGCAGCTCGTCGTCGTGGCCCTCGACGTGCCGGCCTATCTGCTGCCGCCGCCGCTGGATGTGGCGAACGCCTTCGTCGACAGCTGGCGCATCTTGCTGGAGAACCTGCTGGTGACGCTGGAGGAGATCGTCCTCGGTCTCGGCGCCGGCGTGCTGCTGGGCCTGGCGACCGCCGTCCTCATGCATCAGTCGGCGGTGCTCGGCAAGGCGCTCTATGTTCCCATCCTCGCGACCCAGACGACGCCGGTGGTCGCGGTGGCGCCGATCCTGATCGTCTGGTTCGGCGTGGGCATCCTGCCCAAGGTCATGATCATCGCGATCTTCTCGTTCTTTCCGGTGCTGGTGAACACCCTCTCGGGGCTTCAGGCGACCGGCCGGCAGATGATCCATCTCATGGAGACGGTGGCCGCCAGCCAATGGCAGATCTACCGGCATGTGCGGATCCCCATGGCCCTGCCGCATGTGTTCGCGGGCATCCGCCTCGCGGCGGCGGCCTCGGTGGTGGGCGCCATCGTCGTCGAATGGGTCTCCTCGACCGCCGGGCTCGGCTATCTGCTGATCCTGTTCCAGTCGCGGCTGAACGTCTCCAAGGCTTTTGCCACCCTGATCGTCCTGCTGCTGCTGGGCCTGCTCATCTTCTCTCTGTTCGCCTGGATCGACCGCCGCTTCTCCTGGCAGCGGCGGCTGGGCATCGAATAG
- a CDS encoding ABC transporter ATP-binding protein: MHGISMVYGGPSGGAVTALENFGLDIPENQFVSLIGPSGCGKSTALSIMAGLLQPTAGTVLINGHPPLAARRAHEIGMVFQQPVLLPWRTVEANCALLLTVSGQWNADSRRRIAETLALVGLSEFARRYPHELSGGMRQRASIARALCLDPVLMMMDEPFAALDEFSRHAMNVELLNIWSQRRKTIVFITHSVAEAVFLSDRVIAMSPRPGRIVADVAIELGRPRDPEIRYASEFGDYVTHLQRLLEPGFVRGGRPA, from the coding sequence ATGCACGGCATCTCCATGGTCTATGGCGGACCGTCCGGGGGTGCCGTGACGGCGCTCGAGAATTTCGGGCTGGATATTCCCGAGAACCAGTTCGTCAGCCTGATCGGGCCCAGCGGATGCGGCAAGTCGACGGCGCTCTCGATCATGGCGGGGCTGCTCCAGCCCACGGCCGGCACCGTTCTCATCAACGGGCATCCGCCGCTCGCGGCACGCCGGGCGCACGAGATCGGCATGGTGTTCCAGCAGCCCGTCCTGCTGCCCTGGCGCACGGTGGAAGCCAACTGCGCGCTCCTGCTCACCGTCTCCGGGCAGTGGAACGCCGACAGCCGCCGCCGTATCGCCGAGACGCTGGCCCTGGTCGGTCTCTCGGAATTCGCCCGTCGCTATCCGCACGAGCTTTCGGGCGGGATGCGCCAGCGCGCGTCGATCGCGCGGGCGCTGTGCCTCGACCCCGTCCTGATGATGATGGACGAGCCCTTCGCGGCGCTCGACGAGTTCTCGCGCCACGCCATGAATGTCGAGCTCCTGAACATCTGGAGCCAGCGCCGCAAGACGATCGTCTTCATCACCCACAGCGTGGCCGAGGCCGTGTTCCTGTCCGACCGGGTCATCGCCATGAGCCCCCGCCCGGGGCGCATCGTCGCCGACGTCGCGATCGAGCTGGGGCGGCCGCGCGACCCCGAGATCCGCTATGCGAGCGAGTTCGGCGACTACGTCACCCACCTGCAGCGGCTGCTGGAGCCCGGGTTCGTCCGTGGCGGGAGGCCGGCGTGA
- a CDS encoding ABC transporter substrate-binding protein: MKTRLLLLLTAFMLGFASLAQAADKITLALNWNVPYSGWAGFYVAQHEGYFAAEGLDVEFLLLKGSNPANQAIAAGSANLGVTTASSIVVAASQGLPLTAVSAYMQSNPEGVIARKDSGIEKLEDFVGKKVGYNVSNPTVYLFEAKLKRAGIDRDKIQWVTVQPEAMVPMLLSKQIDAAMGYWDWEAINVQRENVPVNVFVMSDDKVQIYGPTVVGNRDWVAKNGDVVRRFLKAAVKGWVAANADPDKTLAVMMEANPGEDREFMKQALAISMKLIGSPDVAQHGFGWMDLSDWQGLQDALLQGKVIEHEADLSTLFTNDYLPDNAKDWKAQ; encoded by the coding sequence ATGAAAACGCGTCTGCTGCTTCTGTTGACCGCCTTCATGCTGGGCTTTGCGTCGCTGGCCCAGGCGGCGGACAAAATCACCTTGGCGCTGAACTGGAACGTTCCGTATTCCGGCTGGGCCGGATTCTACGTGGCGCAGCACGAGGGCTATTTCGCCGCCGAGGGGCTCGATGTGGAGTTCCTGCTTCTCAAGGGCTCGAACCCGGCTAACCAGGCGATTGCCGCGGGCAGCGCCAACCTGGGCGTGACGACGGCGAGCTCGATCGTGGTCGCGGCCAGCCAGGGGCTGCCGCTGACGGCGGTCTCGGCCTATATGCAGTCGAATCCCGAGGGCGTGATCGCCCGCAAGGACAGCGGCATCGAGAAGCTCGAGGACTTCGTCGGCAAGAAGGTCGGCTACAACGTCTCCAATCCGACGGTCTATCTCTTCGAGGCCAAGCTCAAGCGCGCCGGCATCGACCGCGACAAGATCCAGTGGGTCACGGTGCAGCCCGAGGCCATGGTGCCGATGCTGCTGTCCAAGCAGATCGACGCGGCCATGGGCTATTGGGACTGGGAAGCCATCAATGTCCAACGCGAGAACGTGCCGGTGAACGTCTTCGTCATGAGCGACGACAAGGTCCAGATCTACGGCCCCACCGTCGTGGGCAACAGGGACTGGGTGGCGAAGAACGGCGATGTCGTCCGCCGCTTCCTGAAGGCCGCGGTGAAGGGATGGGTGGCGGCGAACGCCGATCCGGACAAGACGCTCGCCGTCATGATGGAAGCCAACCCCGGCGAGGACCGGGAGTTCATGAAGCAGGCGCTGGCGATCTCCATGAAGCTGATCGGCAGCCCCGATGTCGCCCAGCACGGTTTCGGCTGGATGGATCTGTCCGACTGGCAGGGGCTGCAGGATGCGCTGCTGCAGGGAAAGGTCATCGAGCACGAGGCCGACCTTTCGACCCTGTTCACGAACGATTACCTGCCGGACAACGCCAAGGACTGGAAGGCGCAGTGA
- a CDS encoding GntR family transcriptional regulator, with protein sequence MTKWKLDGEGPLFKQFQRTVIQQIVEGEFAPGDRLPSEAELMQRYALSRQTISKALSELAEQGLLERNKRAGTTVAKGFRERFLMPVKDISVEVGERGGVYEYRILALKKVRNGDGGLRWNDLPMGAPFLYVEVLHLADNTVAQHERRFINLTSVPKAADQTFEREPPGMWLMRNALWSWVRRRITAVNATEEVARLLQVPVGAACVTLERRLYHQEEAISIVYFIHPGDRFALDGDFGLAVSEHPLETTGRPHIA encoded by the coding sequence ATGACGAAGTGGAAGCTGGATGGCGAGGGGCCGCTCTTCAAGCAGTTCCAGCGCACGGTCATCCAACAGATCGTCGAGGGCGAATTTGCTCCCGGAGACCGCCTCCCATCGGAAGCGGAGCTGATGCAGCGCTATGCCTTGTCCCGGCAGACGATCAGCAAGGCGTTGTCGGAACTCGCCGAGCAGGGCCTGCTCGAGCGGAACAAGCGGGCCGGCACCACCGTGGCGAAGGGATTCCGCGAACGCTTCCTGATGCCGGTCAAGGACATCTCGGTGGAGGTCGGCGAGCGCGGCGGCGTCTATGAGTACCGCATCCTGGCGCTGAAGAAGGTCAGGAACGGCGATGGCGGGCTGCGCTGGAACGACCTGCCGATGGGCGCGCCCTTTCTCTATGTCGAGGTGTTGCATCTTGCCGACAACACGGTGGCTCAGCATGAGCGCCGCTTCATCAATCTGACCTCCGTTCCCAAGGCGGCCGACCAGACCTTCGAGCGCGAGCCGCCCGGCATGTGGCTGATGCGCAATGCGCTCTGGTCCTGGGTCCGGCGGCGGATCACGGCCGTGAATGCCACCGAGGAGGTGGCGCGGCTGCTGCAGGTTCCCGTGGGCGCCGCCTGTGTGACGCTCGAGCGGCGGCTCTACCACCAGGAAGAAGCCATCTCGATCGTCTACTTCATCCATCCGGGAGACCGCTTCGCGCTCGATGGCGATTTCGGTCTCGCCGTCTCCGAGCATCCGCTCGAAACGACCGGCCGGCCGCATATCGCCTGA